The genomic region TGCTCTAGAAAGAAAGTACTTGTATCAAAACTCGTATGCTGGAACCTTTGTAGAGTGTTTGCTAATATATTGTAACACTATGTCGAATTTAAAGATCTgtgaaagaaggaaaaaggaaaaatgggaAAAGGGTTCATCATCAGATTGTCTCTTCTTGATTTATGCTCATGGAGTtgaagttttttatttatcctgGGCACTTGCTGGATTAACTATGTTGCCTCATCACTCTACATAAACAATTGCTAGCATAGTGATATATGCTTGAATAGAAATCACAATTCTGAGTTCATCCGTACTGCTTTAAATACTCCAAAACATTCAAGATTTCCTTTGCTTTTGGCAACTCTGCTAGATTTTCTTCCATGGTGTAATTGGTtagaaagaaatacaatatCTTACATTCTTAGAATTGCTATCAGGACACCcagaaaacaaaagcaaaccAAGTCACATTCttgagaaaattgcaatacTGTCTCATTTTGTTCGATGGTTTATAAATGTTGAGATGATATACTTTCTTAAGTAAAAAAGTCAGCAATAGCCGTGCTGAGAGGGACGTTTCTACAAATAACGTGAAAGTAAACGATCAAGTGAGTTGTGACAagcatttttcaatttgacatcactaataTGGTCTGTTCCTTTCATCGGATTTATATCATTATCTTGACTTATTCACAAGTTTACTTCCAAAATATGGACCAAGGTGCTAAAATAAAGGAAATGAGTCATTTTCATcacttaattctttttatcattACATATGATTGAGGAGagaaattgtattatttttacttcagTCAATGCCAAAGCTATTAAAACATCAAGTCCAGCCTTTTGAGAATTTTCTGGGGAACTGCTaaatcaatattcaatatGGAGGGgggaaaaatgaattatactATAATATCGGTTAGTCTCTGCAAAGGTCAGTATCTTTGGGCATTTCACGTAGTCCCCCACTaaaaaaaacgaaaacaacaaaaataaaaagaaggtCAATGACTTTAGTTTTTAACCAATGAAGGGGTTGTTTCCACCATCATGTTTTTCTGTGACGTAGTTTTGGAGAATAGAGTGTCTTTCAGTCATTAGATTGAACCaagaattataagaaaaaagcaTGGTTAGTCAAACATTGGCTGGTGCAATAACCATGCTTTAATCTTCCAAGTACTCCTCAAAATCTCCTCGTTCATATATTGAGCTTCTGAGACTTCAGACATAATGGTTATAAATTTCCAGCTTAGAATTGCGTAACTCTCGAGAGATAGAAACTTTGCCACGTTGAAGGTTACCTTAAAATGGAGATCCCCATCATGATACTCATTCCGTTAATAATATCAGCTTCTATATGCTGCATGCTTCTTGATCTTCCATTTCCAGAGtatgcagcagcagcagacGTACCTGGAGACGAGACTGACAAACTTGCATTGCTTGATTTCAAGTCCCAAATAACCGAAGACCCGCTACAGGTCTTAGCCTCTTGGAATGATTCGTTGCACTTCTGCAACTGGAATGGAGTTGCATGTGGCTTGCAAATCCCACCAAGAGTTACTGGTTTGAACCTGACAGGGCGAAGATTAGCTGGAACGATCTCGCCCCACTTGGgaaatctttcttttgttgGCGTTCTTGATCTTTCACAAAATTCATTTCGTGGTTGGATTCCACTAGAACTTGGTAATCTTGGATGGCTTCATACCTTGAACATGAGCTATAATCTCCTCGGAGGGCAAATTCCAGCTAATCTGTCGAACTATTTCAGACTCAGGAACCTGGCACTGGACCATAACCAACTGGTAGGGATTGTTCCACCTGAACTGGGATCATTATCCAGGCTCATCACATTGTACCTTGGAAGCAACAATCTCACAGGTATTGTACCTTCTTCTCTTGGAAACTTGACTTTTCTGTGGGAGCTGGATATGTCATATAACTATTTGTACGGTGAGGTACCAAGTACGATATCCCAGTTGAAGCACCTACGAACTTTTAGGCTGTCGGTAAATCATCTTTCCGGTGAATTTCCTCCATCACTCTACAATTTGACTTCACTTGAGTTCATATCCTTATCTTTCAACAACCTGACGGGCCATCTGAGGAGCAACATTGGACTTGCTCTCCCGAATCTCCAGAGGATATGGTTGGCTTATAATTTCTTCACTGGACCTATTCCCGATTCGTTTTCAAATGCTTCAAATCTCTATAACATCGACCTGATACACAATAACTTCACTGGAAAAGTGCCTCTGAGTTTGGCGAAACTTGATTTACAGGTCTTAAATATGGGCTACAATCTTCTTGGACATGGTGAGCCAGATGATTTGGAATTTATCACTGCCCTGACAAACTGCAGCAACTTAAATATGCTGCACTTTGGGGATAACCGGTTTGGGGGAATATTGCCTGTTTCACTAGCAAATTTGTCCATTGAGTTGAGTGAGCTCTATTTAGAAGGGAATTTCATCAGTGGAAGCATCCCAAGAGAGATCTCAAATCTTCGAAACTTAAACACACTATACATGAACTTCAATTATCTGAATGGTACTATTCCAGATTCATTGGGTAGTCTTCCCAACTTAGCAAGAGTGGTTTTGGCCTCTAACCAGTTGACAGGCAAAATACCATCTAGCTTTGGAAACATGACTAGCCTGTTATGGCTATTATTGTTCGATAACAGGTTCGAAGGAGGGATACCGTTATCCTTGACAAACTGTAAGCaaatggttttcttttctgtaGCTCAAAACAATCTCACAGGGATCCTTCCTCCAGAAATTATTGGTATGCCATCCATTCTGTCTTTTAATGCGTCTTACAACTCCTTCACTGGTCCCCTTCCTGAGGAAGTTGGAAACATGAGCCGTCTTGTTGAAATTGATCTTTCTTACAACAAATTTTCTGGTCAGATTCCAGACAGTATAGGCAACTGTTTGGGCCTCAACATAATCTTCTTGCAAGCCAATTCATTTCAAGGGAcaattccaaatttagctCGCCTGAGTACCCTTAGTTATTTGGACCTTTCAAGCAACAACCTTTCAGGACGTATTCCAGATTTCTTGGCTACTCTGCCCTCTTTGTTGTATCTCAACCTCTCTTTCAATAACCTGGAGGGTGAGGTACCTTCAGAAGGAGTATTCTTGAATGCCAGCGCAACAGATATTCATGAAAATCCCAAGCTTTGTGGTCGAATCACAGAGTTGAATCTCACAAGATGCCCTGAGCAAGAACCTCCAAGAACCCAGCGAAAACATGGACGAAAAGCTCTCAAACTAATCTTGGCAATTGTCCTACCTGTATCATTTGCAACCCTgtgtttgtttcttcttctgaTTTGCTGGGTACAGAAGAGAAGGAAGGTGCCAAGAATATTGTCATCATCCAGATCCTTGACCTTCTTCCCCAAGATTTCCTATGAAGAATTGCTGAATGCTACTGATGGATTCTCATCAGGAAACTTGATCGGTTCTGGCAGTTTTGGGACCGTTTACAAGGGCACGCTCAGCTCAGACGAAACATTAGTAGCAGTAAAGGTTCTCAATCTCAGACAGAAAGGAGCTTTCAAAAGCTTCATAGCAGAATGCCAAGCCTTGAGGAATATCCGGCACAACAATCTTGTCAAGGTTATAACTGCCTGTTCTAGTACTGATTTTCATGGCAACGATTTTAAAGCTCTCGTATATCAGTTTATGTCTAATGGGAGCTTAGACAAATGGTTGCATCCAGAAGAAGAGAGACAATGGCATAATCATTTAAACATTCTTCAAAGGATTGACATTGCAACCGATGTAGCTGCTGCTTTGAATTATCTCCACCACCAATGCCAAACACCGGTGATCCACTGTGATCTAAAACCTCAAAATGTTCTTCTTGATCACAACTTGACTGCCCATGTAGGTGATTTCGGTTTGGCTCGTCTCCTTCCTAAGTTCAACGtgaaagaaaatgcaaaccAGTTCAGCTCACTTGGTATCAAGGGAACCATTGGATATGCAGCTCCAGGTAACTAGTCACATTATTGTTTCTTCTGATCATTTTCAATTTGGCCATTCCAATTCAAGTTCTAGCATATCTAACTAAAAAAGGGCTAGGAATAACAAcaatcttttcaaaaatttgctACAGAAAATTTGTTTGCCCTCATGCATTAGTGGAACTTACCAAAAAACTTTTTGCAGAGTATGGCATGGGAGTAAAGCCATCCATTCTCGGAGATGTTTACAGTTTTGGGATACTCTTGCTGGAGATTTTCACTGGAAAAAGACCAACAGACAATTTATTTACCGAAAACTTGAGTCTGCACCTTTTCGTGAAAATGGCAGTACCAGAAAGGGTCACCGAGATTCTTGACAAATCAGCTTTGTGTGAAGAAGTAACAGGAAATGCTGAAACGTGGAAGGAAGGTTGGAGCTATTTAACAAGTGAACAGCGGGAGAACTTGATTTACATTCTGAAAATAGGAGTTGCATGTTCATCCGAATCACCACAAGACAGGATGACCATGCGTCAAGTCTATCAAGAATTGTCAATGATCAGAGACACGTTTGTTGACAATGAAATGAAGGAAGTGCAGAAGAAGACACTGAGCAGCAGGTAACTTgtgtatttctattttttaactatcTTGTTTCTGAAAACCTGTATGCATTCAGACAGAGCCATCCTAatattatgttttcatttttaggtCCATAGAGTTTGTTGATGCAGTTTGAAAGTGGAAGGGAAGAGTCAAATCTGAAGCATTTTCTCCATCCATTCTTGATCTGTATTGTTATTGTAGTATAATGATTGTAGTTTTTAGGTAAATAGTGCCCACTTATAAGTGCtgtaaaatagaagaaaaactATGTTATGTTAAAAATGCTCATCTCTGTCACATCTTAATAAGAGCATGTGAAATATTTGGTGTCACAGTATTCTTCCTGTAAACATTTGGCAAAGAACAAAGATCAGGAAGAGTTTTGATCATTCCAAGAAGTTGAGAAATTCAGTACCAACACCTCATCTATTGCCAAGTCCCATCATTCATACAATTTCTACTTACATGGGGTTTTCTAGGACAAATGCATGATGCAGGCTACCactatttgtttctttagatttttggacatatatatgttatgaatattcaaatataaattaatggtCTTGTTGTGGTTTGGGtttcattttttcatctaCTTAAAGAGGGACTGTCAAGAAATGTACAGAAAATCCAAACagaaattggatttaataatgtgtaaattacattttatcattcgaattatgttattttttacactttatctTCGAAACTTTTTTTGTATCACCATATCAACTTTGAGAAATTTGCAATTTgtcatatatgatttttttttatcagaaaaacattatatacagtgcatatgtgaaaaatatcacatcacataacccttaaatatcacatgtacaCCGCATGTGGTGTTCTCCCgacaaaaaacttgattgaaaaacagttataaatgacaaagtacAAAATTCGTAAACTTGAGATGATAAGTTCAcgcacaaaaaaattaaatatcaaatatataaataatcataatttggatgacaaaatgtaattaatccttTAATAATGTATGACAAACTTGTTATGCATAGCCACCATGTTTTAACAGATATCTGGACAGTCAAAAACTGATGAAGGTTCTAGTAAAGTGTTGCTGATCCAAAGCTATGCACTAGACTATGTCATCCTTgtttttactattttgtaatttaatgtACTAGATCTTTGTAAATGCATGTGATATTCCTGAACATAGGCTGCATGTAACattcacaaatttttaatacatatgatGATACGATTGATGACAAGTGTTGTTATTGATCAATGGAGATAATGTGACATATCATACAAGTTGTGTGTTGTGTTATATGATTGGTGATGGAGATATTATACGAGTAGTGTGTTATGTGGTATCAGTGTTGAGGGAGTATTATACGAGTTGTACGTTGTGTGATATcgagcaaaaaaaaaaaaattgtgattgaGATGAGGATGATAACCGGTAAAGCTAATTAGTGATGCACTCCAGTTTGGTTAAGTAAGGccttaagaaaataaactaaaatgtCACTATTATGTCGGGAACGATATATGGTTATAAGCATTTGTGATATCCTATATCTACTGGTATTATTGACGAATATTAGTTGGTTGATATGATTGTATTATGTTTGACTTGCgaggtatatatgtatatatagattgcTTGGCTATAGTTACTGAGTAGGCCAGTCATTCCTTGCCACATCCTTTTCAGAAACTAGGTCAACTGACTAACCACATTAGATTTTCAGTCCTGCTGTTATTGCGAAAAGGTGAGTTAGCCGTGACATTCGAAATCAAGACTTTTGTTGTGAGAATACGAAATATGCCAGTCTCTGGCTCGATTTGCGTTTAAAATCTTGTATAGCTGGTTGTTgcgttattttttttgggattttaTAAACGAGGACGTCTGAGGAGagtaaatattatcttttgaatGTAACTATAATCTCATGAGAcgtttatataatatattgataactGAAAATATCTCATAAAAGGAGTTGTAATAAGAAAAGTGTACGATAATTAGTGGTGATTGAGATTGTAGGGGGTGTTACATTGCAACTACAGGGAACATATCTCAAATCTTGGAATGGTATTGACTTTTACTTTTGTATAGTATAAAAACTCACTGCTGCAAAAATGAATAAAGTGAAGTTTCCTATTCCTCCTTGAGTTTCTTCTGTAAATGCATACTTAACTTCCCTACAAAAACTAACTAAAAGCCAATATAGAAGATAAgcacaatcaaaattttgccAAATCAAAACCGAACTTGATTGCAAGCATGAgttcttgattttctcttcATTATCACATCTTTAAATATACATGGTTTTATCAAATGCACTTTTAAGTTGCTAGTCTCAGCCACGCTTCCCAAAGTTTTACCTTATTACACTCACACAAATCAACCATGCTTTGCTCAAACTCGAGAAGGATTTTCTTGTCctgaataaaaaaacaaaaacgaaCTACACTAACATATGATTCGTTCGTAGTAATATCAAATCAGCATCATGATATTTAGTGTGGGTTCATTTCTGCTCCCACTTCAAAAGCACCAATCGTTCTACTGAAAGAAAAGTAGAGTAAAACTTCCAAGCTTTGAATTTGTGTAGAAGATCAATAAACAATACTACCAAGAAGTAAACACTAGAGCTTATCGTGTGTAATtgtgtaatataatatacatagaCAATGTTCATAGTTAGTGCACTTAACAAAGCATGGTCCTAGTTCTGTCTTACTCAGATTGCCACCTTCAAGAAGCCTGCTTTTCTCAGTGGATCAACACGTCAAACAACACTTTACCAAGCCAAGGCAGGTGGACACTACAACAGCCAAGTGTAATCCCAATTCCCACACTTTGTTGCTGGTAAcctcttctttttgttttcttcttcttctatatGTAAAAGGGCCACAACAGAAGGAGATAGAGTgatcatagaaaaataaaatatagaacaCTATTAGGAAGTGCAGAAATGGATGAAGAAAGACGAGGGCTTGTGAAAAAGCGAAGTCCAGCTGGAAACAAACTGCCGCTAACGGTGGATGAAGTAGTGGAGGAATATGTGGGATCATTTGGATTCTCACAGCTTCTACAGGTTTTCTTGGTGTCACTGGCTTGGATATTTGATGCCCACAGCACTCTTGTCACCATTTTCACTGATGCACAGCCGGAGTCGTGGCGCTGCATTGCCCCGCAGTGTGGTGGTACTGGCGGGCAGAGTGGTGGAGTTGGTGCTGATGCTTCTGTTTGTCGGTTGAAGCCAGGGACCTGGGAGTGGAGTGATGGTAATGCAAGCTCCATAATTGCTGAATGGGGGCTGGTTTGTGACCGCAGATTTCTTGCTGCTCTCCCAGCATCAGTCTACTTTCTTGGTTCCCTTATAGGTCCACTCATTTTGCATATTAGCAAATAGCAATAAGcctattttagataatatagcACTAAGACGAGATTTGActaaaatgattattttcaataatatcacTTGATCcctatttacttttatattttcattttgggtTCATCTTTTCTTTGAATTCTTGAGATAATTCTCATTTGATTCTAAATCTTCACAGCTCCAAGTGCTCTTTCTATTTGCCTTCTCTATCAATTCGAAACAACTCGTGGCTCTGAgttcaaaaagaaataataagcaGTCATTCCTGTTACCTTACATTTTTACTTTAGCATGCAGCCATGCACCAAGAAGAAAAAGTGTACGCGTTTAAATGAATTGTACTCATAAAGTGATTAGTTTATCTGCCCTACAGGCTCCGCAGTTTTTGGTTGCCTGGCTGATGCATTCTTGGGAAGGAAAAGATCAGTGCTTATTTCATGTCTTCTAACTTCTGCTACTATCTTCCTCACTTCGCTCTCCCCCAATATATGGATTTATGCTCTTCTCCGTTTTGCTAATGGATTTTCCCGGGCGGGCATTGGCATATGCTGCCTTGTCCTCTCCACAGAAGCCGTTGGCCGGAAATGGCGTGGCCAAGTAGGCCAATAtgggtttttcttctttgcagCAGGGTTCCTTTCAATTCCCTTGATTGCTTATCCAACCAGAACTTGCTGGAGAAACTTGTACAAGATTATCTCATTTATCCCTCTTGTTTACTCAATCTTTATACTTCTACCCTTTGTATCAGAGTCCCCAAGGTGGCTTCTTCGCAGAGGTCGAAGTGAGGAAGCTCTTGAAGTGTTGAAAAGATATGCAAGAATCAATGGGAAGGAATTGCCTCTAAATATCTCTCTCCTAGAACCATCTGGCAATGAGAAAAACTTGGCTGCAGGTGAAGGAGAAAATAACACCTCCACCATTGAGAAACTGTGGAATACTAGATGGGCTGCCAAGAGGATGTCCATGGTCATGCTCACAGGTTTTGGGATTGGTTTCGTGTATTATGGGGTTCAACTCAATGTTGAGAACCTCAACTTCAACCTCTATTTCGCCGTTGCCATAAATGCAATGATGGAGATTCCAGCCGTTTTCATAGGCAGCGTGCTGTTGAGCTTCATGAATCGTCGCCTGCTCTTCTCCTCATCAGCAGTTCTCGCCGGGATTTCTTGCATCTCCtgcattattttttcaagCACAGAAGACAAGAATGTGGATAAATTGTCAATGACAGAAAGAGGGAGCTTGCCTCAGCTGATGATCGAGGCACTCGGTTTTATGGCTGTTTCAACTGCATTTGATGTGTTGTACATCTACTGTGTGGAACTTTTCCCAACAAATGTCAGAAACTTTGCTGTTTCTATGCTGCGGCAGACACTGATGTTGGGGGCTTCAGTTTCTTCTCTGGTGGTTGTGTTTGGGAGATTGAGTCCATCTGTTTCTTTCCTTGTATTTGGGGTGCTATCCATTGTCAGTGGATTCTTCAGCATGTGGCTGCCTGAAACCAGGAATTTTCCTCTCTATGAAACCTTGGAGCaacaagaagaggaagaaagatTGGACTGTGGGCGTGGAGAGTCTGGAGAATTGGGGAGGGACCTTGACAAGAAGGTAGAATTGAAAATGTATGATTAAAAACTGTAGGAACTCCTTGAAGAAATGCCAAATATTAGTCTATGTTCTTGACTAAATTTGTACTAGTTCCAAAATTTTGGCCTATTCTCCTAAAGTGGATAACAAATACTGAAATACCTGAGCATTAGCAACTCATAGTTTGGAGCATTAGTGGAAGAAGAGCACACACTTCCAAGAATAAGTTCTGAAATGCTTACAAATGACAATTTACACAAAGAAATTATTACATCTACTCAACTGAATATCCTGTAATTCACATAGCAATACGAGTTAGGATGTAAGAAAGCATGCACTTCAGAATAGAACTCTGAATGATCGTACATAAcagttgtaattatacatgTCCTGGTCTCGTAAAACTATGCCAAGGGGAACTTCAAGGTAACCTAGAACAATACAACCAAATGCCAGCTTCTGAGCCGCATACTTCGATGATCAACACCCTCAAATCTTCTCCAGCCTTCCTTTGTCTGCAAGAAGCAACAAGAGGTACTCCCATCATTCATAATCAGGATATAGTCACTGCTCAACAACAACTTAATAAGCTGGATCAAGAACACAAATACAACAAAGGATAGGAATCGGCTGCTTTAACAACATAATTGCAGTATAGAATGGAAGTTCACTGCAATCTAATACATCCTGCCACCAATTTTTCGATTGAACTTTCCCAAAGCCATTAGCTCAAGTGAACAATCAACAGATTTACGACATTTCTTGCTTATTCtgttaaaatattgtgaaaccCAAACTCAGCCTCATTAGCAACAATGTCAATATCAAAAGTTACAGACGAATCCACAATGATATCTCCTTCATATAAAGTAATCAACTAAACACAAATTGGCAATCAAGAATCAAAAGCAAAAACAGCAAAGAGAAGTGATGCAACCCTCGATCTAGAGTAATCAACCAAACACAATTCTGGACACAAGaatcaaaactaaaatatcaaatataataatgatattgcaatatttttcaagaaagaaagaaatttcatgaaaacTAAATCCAATACAACCTAAAAGTACATATAACAGAATAACACAACTGAGATAAAATGAAGGAGAACAGGAAATAGTCACTATGAATATCCAATTCCAGGAGCCAGCCTAACAGATGAACTTTTTTTCCCCTTGTGAAAGCTCCTTATATCAAACACTTCTGCACTAAATTTCTCCAGAATTCTCCATGCAGTAACACAATTGAGGTTCACCACAGGCCAAACACTCAACATCAATCAATTAGACGGAACCAACAGCAATTAGATtagaacaagaaaagaaacccTAATTTTATTCAGAAAGCAAAGCAGACAGAAACCCCAAATTAAGATGCTTAAGTGAAAAGCAAAGTGAAATTAAATCAAGGCAAGCCAAAGTTGAATTCATGGAGCAAATGAAAACAAGGAGAAATCAAATTCAGAGTCACTGACAAACTAAATTCCAGGAAGCAAATTGGTTTAACTTTTTTCAGCAAAAGCAATTCTTTCTAAGTACCAGCTGAAGAAGCATAGCTACAGCAAAAGCCGACTGCTTCAATTCATTTACAGTAACGATCAGCCTTCTTCTTGACGCGATCATCTAAAGCATCTTCAACGGACTTGATTTTGGCATTCGGGTCGTACCCAAACTTCTTGCATTCGACAGGAAACAACTCCTCGTACTTCATCTTCTTCGCGGCGTCAATCGTGTACACCTCCCCAGCACCCGAACCCGAATCCAAAACGTTGGCACTCGGGTCCTCGGACAAAACGGGGTCGTCGGCGgtcttgttcttgttcttgttcttcttctttttcttcttgtctATGCCTTTGTCGCGGGTGGCGAGCTCGCCGCCCTTGAACGCCAGCCTTCCGCCCCTCACCCTCTCGTACGCCTCCGACATTCCTAGCTTATTTTCAACTCTTCTCACCTTCTCAACAGAGATTATCTCCTCGCAATCTCTCTCTccgtgtgtgtgtatatatatatatgtctacaTCTGTATTGCATACGTATCTTGGATAAAAGTAGGGACAATTACAGCTTTgctccttatatatatattgtgattaatttatttttaaaattatattttagttttttaatttttaaaattttaacagttTAAGTctttatatctaattaatgactattttgtttttcaaaaaaaaaaaaatatagtctAACTATCTTTTCTCTATACTTATAATCAGGCTCAACATGCTttcgaaaataaaattaagccttcataaattcatacattttttttactgttttgtttttgggtaTTCTAAGTCCTCAGTATTCTCGGGTAATGTGGTTggaaaaaatctataaaatcGAGGACATGAAATACCCAAAGAACAAGGCGGTCAATGAAAAGTATTActagaagaattataatatttaactacgGTTAAATTGTCATGGTTAATAGCAACTAGCCATAACAAACAGTTATTGACCACGGCTGCACAACAGTTGTTGGTTGTGGTTTTTGCGAAAgtggctaaaacatttgttATAACTAAAAGTCATGACAAAATTTTTTACCATGgctcttaattaattttttcacggTGGAAAAACTAGTTTTTCGCATCAGTTTTGTTTAACCGTAGTTAATAATAGTCATTTACCATAATTAcctttgtcattaatattgtagccaatagtaattttttttagtgcataaatttatggagacttaatt from Sesamum indicum cultivar Zhongzhi No. 13 linkage group LG3, S_indicum_v1.0, whole genome shotgun sequence harbors:
- the LOC105157492 gene encoding putative receptor-like protein kinase At3g47110, translating into MEIPIMILIPLIISASICCMLLDLPFPEYAAAADVPGDETDKLALLDFKSQITEDPLQVLASWNDSLHFCNWNGVACGLQIPPRVTGLNLTGRRLAGTISPHLGNLSFVGVLDLSQNSFRGWIPLELGNLGWLHTLNMSYNLLGGQIPANLSNYFRLRNLALDHNQLVGIVPPELGSLSRLITLYLGSNNLTGIVPSSLGNLTFLWELDMSYNYLYGEVPSTISQLKHLRTFRLSVNHLSGEFPPSLYNLTSLEFISLSFNNLTGHLRSNIGLALPNLQRIWLAYNFFTGPIPDSFSNASNLYNIDLIHNNFTGKVPLSLAKLDLQVLNMGYNLLGHGEPDDLEFITALTNCSNLNMLHFGDNRFGGILPVSLANLSIELSELYLEGNFISGSIPREISNLRNLNTLYMNFNYLNGTIPDSLGSLPNLARVVLASNQLTGKIPSSFGNMTSLLWLLLFDNRFEGGIPLSLTNCKQMVFFSVAQNNLTGILPPEIIGMPSILSFNASYNSFTGPLPEEVGNMSRLVEIDLSYNKFSGQIPDSIGNCLGLNIIFLQANSFQGTIPNLARLSTLSYLDLSSNNLSGRIPDFLATLPSLLYLNLSFNNLEGEVPSEGVFLNASATDIHENPKLCGRITELNLTRCPEQEPPRTQRKHGRKALKLILAIVLPVSFATLCLFLLLICWVQKRRKVPRILSSSRSLTFFPKISYEELLNATDGFSSGNLIGSGSFGTVYKGTLSSDETLVAVKVLNLRQKGAFKSFIAECQALRNIRHNNLVKVITACSSTDFHGNDFKALVYQFMSNGSLDKWLHPEEERQWHNHLNILQRIDIATDVAAALNYLHHQCQTPVIHCDLKPQNVLLDHNLTAHVGDFGLARLLPKFNVKENANQFSSLGIKGTIGYAAPEYGMGVKPSILGDVYSFGILLLEIFTGKRPTDNLFTENLSLHLFVKMAVPERVTEILDKSALCEEVTGNAETWKEGWSYLTSEQRENLIYILKIGVACSSESPQDRMTMRQVYQELSMIRDTFVDNEMKEVQKKTLSSRSIEFVDAV
- the LOC105157347 gene encoding organic cation/carnitine transporter 1 isoform X1, whose product is MDEERRGLVKKRSPAGNKLPLTVDEVVEEYVGSFGFSQLLQVFLVSLAWIFDAHSTLVTIFTDAQPESWRCIAPQCGGTGGQSGGVGADASVCRLKPGTWEWSDGNASSIIAEWGLVCDRRFLAALPASVYFLGSLIGSAVFGCLADAFLGRKRSVLISCLLTSATIFLTSLSPNIWIYALLRFANGFSRAGIGICCLVLSTEAVGRKWRGQVGQYGFFFFAAGFLSIPLIAYPTRTCWRNLYKIISFIPLVYSIFILLPFVSESPRWLLRRGRSEEALEVLKRYARINGKELPLNISLLEPSGNEKNLAAGEGENNTSTIEKLWNTRWAAKRMSMVMLTGFGIGFVYYGVQLNVENLNFNLYFAVAINAMMEIPAVFIGSVLLSFMNRRLLFSSSAVLAGISCISCIIFSSTEDKNVDKLSMTERGSLPQLMIEALGFMAVSTAFDVLYIYCVELFPTNVRNFAVSMLRQTLMLGASVSSLVVVFGRLSPSVSFLVFGVLSIVSGFFSMWLPETRNFPLYETLEQQEEEERLDCGRGESGELGRDLDKKVELKMYD
- the LOC105157347 gene encoding organic cation/carnitine transporter 1 isoform X3; the protein is MDEERRGLVKKRSPAGNKLPLTVDEVVEEYVGSFGFSQLLQVFLVSLAWIFDAHSTLVTIFTDAQPESWRCIAPQCGGTGGQSGGVGADASVCRLKPGTWEWSDGNASSIIAEWGLVCDRRFLAALPASVYFLGSLIGSAVFGCLADAFLGRKRSVLISCLLTSATIFLTSLSPNIWIYALLRFANGFSRAGIGICCLVLSTEAVGRKWRGQVGQYGFFFFAAESPRWLLRRGRSEEALEVLKRYARINGKELPLNISLLEPSGNEKNLAAGEGENNTSTIEKLWNTRWAAKRMSMVMLTGFGIGFVYYGVQLNVENLNFNLYFAVAINAMMEIPAVFIGSVLLSFMNRRLLFSSSAVLAGISCISCIIFSSTEDKNVDKLSMTERGSLPQLMIEALGFMAVSTAFDVLYIYCVELFPTNVRNFAVSMLRQTLMLGASVSSLVVVFGRLSPSVSFLVFGVLSIVSGFFSMWLPETRNFPLYETLEQQEEEERLDCGRGESGELGRDLDKKVELKMYD
- the LOC105157347 gene encoding organic cation/carnitine transporter 1 isoform X2; translated protein: MDEERRGLVKKRSPAGNKLPLTVDEVVEEYVGSFGFSQLLQVFLVSLAWIFDAHSTLVTIFTDAQPESWRCIAPQCGGTGGQSGGVGADASVCRLKPGTWEWSDGSAVFGCLADAFLGRKRSVLISCLLTSATIFLTSLSPNIWIYALLRFANGFSRAGIGICCLVLSTEAVGRKWRGQVGQYGFFFFAAGFLSIPLIAYPTRTCWRNLYKIISFIPLVYSIFILLPFVSESPRWLLRRGRSEEALEVLKRYARINGKELPLNISLLEPSGNEKNLAAGEGENNTSTIEKLWNTRWAAKRMSMVMLTGFGIGFVYYGVQLNVENLNFNLYFAVAINAMMEIPAVFIGSVLLSFMNRRLLFSSSAVLAGISCISCIIFSSTEDKNVDKLSMTERGSLPQLMIEALGFMAVSTAFDVLYIYCVELFPTNVRNFAVSMLRQTLMLGASVSSLVVVFGRLSPSVSFLVFGVLSIVSGFFSMWLPETRNFPLYETLEQQEEEERLDCGRGESGELGRDLDKKVELKMYD
- the LOC105157348 gene encoding uncharacterized protein LOC105157348, which gives rise to MSEAYERVRGGRLAFKGGELATRDKGIDKKKKKKNKNKNKTADDPVLSEDPSANVLDSGSGAGEVYTIDAAKKMKYEELFPVECKKFGYDPNAKIKSVEDALDDRVKKKADRYCK